A genomic region of Bosea sp. 124 contains the following coding sequences:
- a CDS encoding DNA-3-methyladenine glycosylase, producing the protein MRPDHLRALGLTPQSPAVVFDTDAPALALGLIGASLFVDGVGGMIVETEAYMRDDPASHSFRGPTIRNAAMFGPPGHAYVYRSYGLHWCLNIVAADGGAVLLRALAPLEGLDVMALRRGKGLLCAGPGRLAQALGIDMSHNGLDMRRSPFCWGDRSELPDFVQGTRIGISKARDRPWRFGLRRSPHLSRPFPTS; encoded by the coding sequence ATGAGGCCAGATCATCTCAGAGCGCTGGGACTGACGCCGCAATCCCCCGCTGTCGTATTCGATACCGATGCACCCGCTCTCGCCTTAGGGCTGATCGGAGCATCGCTTTTCGTCGATGGGGTGGGCGGCATGATCGTCGAGACGGAAGCGTATATGCGCGATGATCCCGCCTCGCACAGCTTCCGGGGTCCAACGATCCGCAATGCTGCGATGTTCGGCCCACCAGGTCATGCCTACGTCTATCGCTCATACGGTCTGCACTGGTGTCTCAACATCGTCGCGGCCGATGGGGGCGCGGTCCTGCTGAGAGCGCTAGCTCCGCTGGAGGGGCTCGATGTGATGGCCCTCAGGCGCGGTAAGGGACTGCTCTGCGCTGGCCCGGGACGTCTCGCGCAGGCACTGGGCATCGACATGAGCCACAATGGCCTCGACATGAGGCGCTCCCCCTTCTGCTGGGGAGATCGGAGCGAACTCCCGGATTTCGTCCAGGGGACGCGGATCGGGATCAGCAAGGCGCGCGACCGGCCCTGGCGGTTTGGCTTGCGGCGTTCGCCTCATCTCAGTCGGCCCTTCCCCACATCTTAG
- a CDS encoding PAS domain S-box protein codes for MKHAVVSNQGEGSGPVVQALRDSEARYRAALQAGGLGSWETDFGAGCRRWSDEGLALFGLTLPGNIGQVGVDADEWLAAIHPDDRAAALRLRRQAETLDSFPAEYRIIRPDGRIVWLSGRGQVAERDGKGRPVRLVSIMADISERRRAEAATRASEARFRSIFENVAVGMAYTDTTGGWIEVNERLCSILGYPRAALMATPLDRLTAPEDRGRDLDEMGRVLSGEAEHSAFEARYLKADGSEIWVGRTISLVRDTAGVPQHFISVFRDVSERKTAQEHQRFLLSELAHRSKNLLGVIQALASQTIRSVDSLSGFSERFMNRLQGLAKTQDILVNQAWVQGDLTQLAAGQLDLFNAFGDGRIEIDGPPVSLPADAAQAVGLALHELATNAIKYGALSGPTGAVTLRWRIVVEDGSSLRLSWSERGGPPVTPPSRTGFGSVVVQRMVSSAVSGRVTMDFSPEGLLWVLDIPPENFQAR; via the coding sequence GTGAAGCATGCCGTCGTCTCCAACCAAGGCGAAGGATCGGGACCTGTCGTCCAGGCCCTGCGGGACAGCGAGGCACGCTACAGAGCTGCTTTACAGGCTGGTGGCTTGGGGAGTTGGGAAACTGATTTTGGAGCAGGCTGCAGGCGTTGGAGCGATGAAGGCCTGGCTCTCTTTGGACTGACACTGCCCGGTAATATCGGTCAGGTGGGTGTCGATGCCGATGAATGGCTCGCGGCGATCCACCCTGACGATCGCGCGGCCGCGCTACGATTGCGACGCCAGGCCGAAACGCTCGATTCATTTCCGGCCGAGTACCGCATCATTCGGCCCGATGGCCGAATCGTTTGGCTGTCGGGCCGGGGGCAGGTCGCCGAGCGGGACGGCAAGGGGCGGCCCGTGCGGCTCGTCAGCATCATGGCCGATATCTCGGAACGGCGCCGTGCAGAAGCGGCCACGCGCGCGAGCGAAGCGCGCTTTAGGAGCATCTTCGAAAACGTGGCCGTCGGCATGGCCTACACCGACACGACCGGCGGCTGGATCGAAGTGAACGAACGCCTGTGCAGCATCCTCGGCTATCCCCGCGCTGCCTTGATGGCAACGCCGCTCGACCGACTGACAGCTCCCGAGGACCGCGGGCGAGACCTTGATGAGATGGGCCGAGTGCTATCGGGCGAAGCGGAGCACAGCGCCTTCGAGGCCCGTTACCTCAAGGCCGATGGTTCCGAAATCTGGGTCGGCCGGACGATCTCGCTCGTCCGTGACACGGCCGGAGTGCCGCAGCATTTCATCTCGGTCTTCAGGGATGTCTCTGAGCGCAAGACGGCACAGGAGCACCAGCGCTTCCTGCTCTCGGAGCTGGCTCATCGGTCCAAGAACCTTCTGGGGGTGATCCAGGCTCTGGCGAGCCAGACGATCCGTTCGGTCGACAGCTTGTCGGGCTTCAGCGAGCGCTTCATGAACCGGCTTCAAGGCTTGGCAAAGACCCAGGACATCCTGGTCAATCAGGCCTGGGTGCAGGGAGACCTCACCCAGCTTGCGGCGGGCCAGTTGGATCTTTTCAACGCCTTCGGCGATGGCCGCATCGAAATCGACGGCCCGCCCGTGTCGCTGCCCGCCGACGCGGCGCAGGCGGTCGGGCTGGCCCTCCACGAACTCGCGACCAACGCGATCAAGTACGGAGCGTTGTCAGGCCCCACGGGTGCCGTGACGTTGCGTTGGCGGATTGTGGTCGAAGATGGCTCATCACTGCGCCTGTCATGGAGCGAGCGCGGCGGTCCTCCCGTTACACCCCCTAGCAGGACCGGGTTTGGCAGCGTCGTGGTTCAGCGGATGGTGTCGTCTGCTGTTTCGGGACGAGTGACGATGGACTTCTCTCCCGAAGGACTGCTTTGGGTGCTCGACATCCCACCAGAGAATTTCCAAGCGCGCTGA
- a CDS encoding response regulator — MLILLVEDEPLILMDVESALIDAGFEVIAASNGEDAVGWIERRGAEIRAVLTDIRLGGRLSGWDVGRHARQTVPTMPVVYVSGDSAGDWTSQGVPSSVMIQKPFAFAQIISAVSLLMNQSDQIGHAPSA, encoded by the coding sequence ATGCTGATTCTTCTTGTCGAAGACGAACCCCTTATTTTGATGGATGTTGAATCGGCCCTGATAGACGCTGGCTTCGAGGTCATTGCCGCATCGAATGGCGAAGACGCGGTTGGTTGGATCGAGAGGCGAGGGGCGGAGATCCGGGCGGTGCTGACGGACATACGCCTCGGAGGCCGCCTATCGGGATGGGACGTCGGGCGGCACGCGCGCCAGACCGTGCCGACCATGCCAGTCGTCTATGTCAGTGGTGACAGCGCCGGCGACTGGACGTCGCAGGGCGTCCCGAGCAGCGTGATGATCCAGAAGCCCTTTGCCTTCGCACAGATCATCAGCGCGGTCTCGCTCCTGATGAACCAGAGCGACCAGATCGGTCACGCGCCGAGCGCCTGA
- a CDS encoding isochorismatase family cysteine hydrolase: protein MPAIALTKERTLPTPVAGLTAIGSCQPAWIPGVIWRGSQDSLRSHKPAAHLEAAPLGSGLREDLDHHALHVCVDMQKLFAPGSPWHVPWTMDVLPAVTDIARRHPARTLFTRFIPARKAGGGPGVWRKYYEKWSQVTLEREGAALVELHPALSELVPPARVLDKHVYSPWTEGGMDQLLGGTGIDTLIVTGGETDVCVLATVLGGIDRGYRVIVVSDALCSSADRQHHALLTLYRERFSEQVEVTTVAEVIERWRP, encoded by the coding sequence ATGCCTGCAATCGCCCTAACCAAGGAACGAACGCTTCCCACACCCGTTGCCGGTCTGACCGCGATCGGATCCTGCCAGCCCGCGTGGATCCCTGGTGTCATTTGGCGAGGCTCGCAAGATTCGTTGCGGTCGCACAAGCCGGCTGCACACCTGGAGGCTGCTCCTTTGGGCTCTGGCCTGAGAGAAGACCTAGATCATCACGCGCTGCATGTCTGCGTGGACATGCAAAAGCTCTTCGCGCCCGGATCGCCTTGGCACGTTCCCTGGACGATGGACGTTTTGCCGGCCGTGACGGACATCGCCCGTCGGCATCCGGCCCGCACGCTTTTCACGCGCTTCATCCCGGCGCGGAAGGCGGGAGGCGGCCCCGGCGTGTGGCGCAAATATTACGAGAAGTGGTCCCAGGTCACACTGGAGCGGGAAGGCGCTGCACTGGTCGAGCTGCATCCCGCACTGTCTGAGTTGGTCCCTCCAGCCCGGGTGCTGGATAAGCACGTTTATTCGCCCTGGACGGAAGGCGGGATGGATCAGCTCCTGGGCGGTACCGGAATCGACACGCTGATCGTCACCGGAGGCGAGACCGACGTTTGCGTGTTGGCAACGGTGCTGGGAGGCATCGACCGAGGCTATCGTGTCATTGTCGTGAGCGACGCCTTGTGCAGCTCCGCCGATCGGCAGCACCATGCGCTCCTGACGCTTTATCGCGAGCGCTTCAGCGAGCAGGTGGAGGTCACGACCGTCGCGGAAGTGATCGAGCGGTGGCGACCATGA
- the cls gene encoding cardiolipin synthase gives MKIARHPLVIAILSAAAGVAAWLIVANLMPERRDLQQPLPHHLASSDEQFRISMGALFGSHAIPGNKVETLTNGNQIFPSMLQAIRGASNTITFETYIYWRGAIADQFADVLSQKAREGVSVKVLLDWVGSIPMEETLIERMRSAGVEVVRFRPVKWSTVDRVNNRTHRKLLIVDGRIGFTGGVGIGDEWNGDARTAAEWRDNHYRLEGPAVSELQAAFAEHWIEATGELLMGDRFFPAIEPEGEQDAQIVVSSTHQRNVMHLMLMTALAAAEKNIRIATPYFVPDSITRRQLLDARKRGVDIEIIVPGQKTDARLVQKASRHFWGELLEAGIRIHEFDPTMYHCKLVVVDEVWTSVGSTNIDERALRLNDEANINFYQPRFAREQIKIFQADLKRSTRYTIDKWQQRSMGERLSDWMASLLRSQI, from the coding sequence ATGAAAATCGCGAGGCATCCGCTTGTCATAGCCATCCTGTCAGCGGCGGCTGGCGTTGCCGCTTGGCTGATCGTCGCCAACTTGATGCCGGAGCGGCGGGATCTGCAGCAGCCGCTGCCGCACCATCTGGCTTCCTCCGACGAGCAGTTCAGAATCTCGATGGGAGCCCTGTTCGGCTCCCATGCCATCCCGGGTAACAAGGTCGAGACGCTGACAAACGGGAACCAGATCTTCCCATCGATGCTGCAGGCGATCCGCGGTGCCAGCAACACGATCACGTTCGAGACCTACATCTACTGGCGTGGCGCGATCGCTGATCAGTTCGCGGACGTCCTATCGCAAAAGGCGCGCGAAGGCGTCAGCGTAAAGGTCTTGCTCGACTGGGTGGGAAGCATCCCGATGGAGGAGACGTTGATCGAGCGCATGCGATCGGCGGGCGTGGAGGTGGTGAGATTTAGACCCGTGAAATGGAGCACGGTCGATCGGGTCAACAACCGCACACATCGGAAGCTCCTGATCGTCGATGGTCGCATCGGCTTCACCGGTGGCGTCGGAATCGGCGACGAATGGAATGGCGATGCCAGGACGGCTGCCGAGTGGCGCGACAATCACTATCGGCTCGAAGGCCCTGCCGTCTCCGAACTCCAGGCCGCCTTCGCCGAGCACTGGATCGAGGCCACCGGCGAACTGCTGATGGGAGACCGGTTCTTCCCGGCGATCGAACCCGAGGGCGAACAGGATGCCCAGATCGTCGTCAGTTCGACCCATCAGCGCAACGTGATGCACCTCATGCTGATGACAGCCCTCGCCGCCGCGGAGAAAAACATTCGCATTGCCACACCGTACTTCGTTCCCGATTCCATCACCCGGCGGCAACTGCTGGATGCACGAAAACGAGGCGTCGATATCGAGATCATTGTGCCCGGCCAGAAAACCGATGCACGCCTCGTTCAGAAGGCGTCGCGGCACTTCTGGGGAGAATTGCTCGAAGCTGGCATCAGGATCCATGAATTCGATCCGACGATGTATCACTGCAAACTCGTCGTCGTGGATGAGGTCTGGACCTCGGTGGGATCCACGAACATTGACGAGCGCGCCCTGCGATTGAACGACGAAGCCAATATCAATTTCTATCAACCGCGGTTCGCGCGTGAGCAGATCAAGATCTTCCAGGCCGACTTGAAACGGTCGACCCGCTACACGATCGACAAGTGGCAGCAGCGCTCCATGGGGGAGCGACTGTCAGATTGGATGGCGAGCCTACTGCGTTCTCAGATCTAG
- a CDS encoding DUF6766 family protein has protein sequence MFNQGCRAIARENGLTIVLALMFLVSLIGMAGTGVSAFNELRIAHGMEGLSLGGYLTSGAFVSALFENWESEFLQMASYVMLTAVLVQRGSAESKDPDEKAEESAPAPRSPWPAKRGGWLGWLYGRSLGLSLLALFIISFCLHWWGSLHAANADAVLHGKPTTSGFDYLIGAQFWFESFQNWQSEFLSTAVLVVLSIFLRQKGSPESKPVNAPHRQTGA, from the coding sequence ATGTTCAATCAAGGCTGTAGAGCAATCGCACGGGAAAACGGTCTGACGATCGTCCTTGCTTTGATGTTTCTCGTAAGTTTGATCGGTATGGCTGGAACAGGTGTAAGCGCGTTCAACGAATTGCGCATTGCTCATGGAATGGAGGGGTTGTCCCTGGGCGGTTACCTCACCAGTGGCGCCTTCGTGTCAGCCCTCTTCGAGAATTGGGAGAGCGAGTTCCTCCAGATGGCGTCCTATGTGATGCTGACTGCGGTGCTGGTTCAGCGCGGCTCGGCGGAGTCCAAAGACCCCGACGAAAAAGCGGAGGAAAGCGCACCCGCCCCCCGCAGTCCATGGCCAGCAAAGCGAGGTGGATGGTTGGGGTGGCTGTACGGGCGGTCCTTGGGCCTGTCTTTGCTTGCTCTCTTCATCATCTCGTTTTGCTTGCACTGGTGGGGGAGCCTGCACGCCGCGAACGCGGACGCGGTCCTTCATGGCAAACCCACGACATCTGGCTTCGATTACCTGATCGGCGCACAGTTCTGGTTCGAGTCCTTCCAAAACTGGCAGTCCGAGTTCCTCTCTACGGCGGTGCTCGTCGTCCTGTCGATCTTCCTGCGTCAGAAGGGCTCGCCCGAGTCCAAGCCGGTCAATGCCCCCCACCGGCAAACCGGAGCGTGA
- a CDS encoding xanthine dehydrogenase family protein molybdopterin-binding subunit, which produces MLKNDTHIGSPRSRVDGPAKVTGKATYAAEFTAADLAHAYIVDSGIARGRITGIDTASAESVPGVIKIFTHENRPKTAWFSYKYQDMVGPPGSPFRPLYSDEVQFSGQPIALVVAESFDVARHAASLLRVTYDEQPHETDLSRARRDSYEPPKKRSGIAPPPKPRGDAIKAFGEAPVRVGGEYTIATEHHNPMEPHATTVIWDGDGRITVHDKTQGVQNSQAYVASVFGLSSDDVRVVAPFVGGGFGAGLRPQHQLFLAVMASLALERSVRLEMTRQQMFSHVHRPETINVLSLGAGEDGRLHSIQHQAVAATSRFEDHQEVVVNWSGLLYPAPNVDLRYELAKLDIYSPGDMRAPGAPLGMFALESAMDELAVATGVDPVELRLLNYAERDENDDVPFSSKELRACYRQGAERFGWTKRNPEPRSMRDGRELIGWGMASGVWEANMMKTSARAVLSAEGKLEISCATSDIGTGTYTILTQIAADALGLAMEDVTVALGDSSLPASPVQGGSWTAASAGSAVMAACQTLRANLLKQASKIDGSPLADVGIDDVAFTDGRIVMRVDANRSVSLADAIASGGNTQVEAEESAGPGLIGMMLPKSHSTYTHAAVFAEVRIDQDLGVLRVTRIVNAVAAGRILNPKTARSQIIGGVVWGMGMALHEETLTDHALGRIMNHSLAEYHVPANADVHEVEVNFVEEHDDKASPIGVKGLGEIGIVGTAAAIANAVHHATGKRIRSLPITIDKIVAR; this is translated from the coding sequence ATGTTGAAGAACGACACCCATATCGGCTCGCCCCGCAGCCGCGTTGATGGTCCCGCCAAGGTCACCGGCAAGGCAACCTATGCCGCCGAGTTCACGGCCGCCGATCTCGCGCACGCTTACATCGTCGACAGCGGCATCGCGCGCGGCCGGATCACCGGCATCGATACGGCAAGCGCCGAGTCGGTGCCGGGCGTCATCAAAATCTTCACCCACGAGAACAGGCCGAAGACGGCTTGGTTCTCCTACAAATACCAGGACATGGTCGGGCCGCCCGGTTCGCCATTCCGGCCACTCTACAGCGACGAGGTGCAGTTTAGCGGCCAGCCGATCGCCTTGGTCGTGGCGGAGAGCTTCGACGTCGCGCGCCATGCGGCTTCGTTGCTGCGCGTGACCTATGACGAGCAGCCGCACGAGACCGATCTTAGCCGGGCCCGTCGCGACAGCTACGAGCCGCCCAAGAAGCGCAGCGGCATCGCCCCCCCGCCCAAGCCACGTGGCGACGCGATCAAGGCGTTCGGCGAAGCGCCCGTGCGCGTCGGGGGCGAATACACGATCGCGACCGAGCACCACAATCCGATGGAGCCGCACGCCACGACCGTAATCTGGGACGGCGACGGAAGGATCACCGTGCACGACAAGACGCAAGGCGTGCAGAACAGCCAGGCCTATGTCGCAAGCGTCTTCGGCCTCTCGAGTGACGATGTCAGAGTCGTGGCCCCCTTTGTTGGCGGCGGCTTCGGCGCGGGCCTTCGCCCGCAACATCAGCTCTTCCTGGCAGTGATGGCCTCGCTCGCGCTCGAACGTTCGGTCCGGCTGGAGATGACGCGCCAGCAAATGTTCTCCCACGTGCACCGTCCCGAGACGATCAACGTGCTCTCGCTGGGGGCAGGAGAGGACGGCAGGCTGCACTCGATCCAGCATCAGGCCGTCGCTGCGACATCGCGGTTCGAGGATCATCAGGAGGTCGTCGTCAACTGGTCGGGGTTGCTCTACCCCGCGCCCAATGTCGATCTCCGCTATGAGCTTGCAAAGCTCGACATCTATTCGCCCGGCGACATGCGCGCGCCAGGCGCGCCGCTCGGCATGTTCGCGCTGGAAAGCGCGATGGACGAGCTCGCCGTCGCGACCGGAGTCGATCCGGTGGAACTTCGGCTGCTCAATTATGCCGAACGCGACGAAAACGATGACGTTCCCTTCAGCTCGAAGGAACTGCGGGCCTGCTACCGGCAGGGCGCCGAGCGCTTCGGTTGGACCAAGCGCAACCCGGAACCGCGCTCGATGCGCGACGGCCGCGAACTGATCGGCTGGGGCATGGCCAGCGGCGTCTGGGAGGCCAACATGATGAAGACGTCGGCGCGGGCGGTGCTTAGCGCTGAGGGCAAGCTCGAAATCTCCTGCGCCACGTCTGATATCGGCACCGGAACCTACACCATCCTAACTCAGATCGCCGCCGATGCGCTCGGACTTGCGATGGAGGACGTTACTGTCGCGCTGGGGGATTCATCGTTGCCGGCCTCGCCCGTCCAGGGCGGATCCTGGACAGCGGCGTCCGCAGGCAGTGCGGTGATGGCGGCCTGTCAGACCCTAAGGGCAAACCTGCTCAAACAGGCGAGCAAAATCGACGGCTCGCCCCTTGCCGACGTCGGGATCGACGATGTCGCATTCACGGACGGTCGGATCGTCATGCGCGTCGATGCCAACAGGTCAGTTTCGCTGGCTGATGCCATCGCTTCGGGCGGAAACACTCAGGTCGAAGCCGAGGAATCGGCCGGGCCCGGCCTGATAGGTATGATGTTGCCGAAGAGCCACTCGACCTACACCCATGCCGCGGTGTTCGCGGAGGTGCGCATTGACCAGGATCTGGGCGTGTTGCGCGTGACCCGGATCGTCAACGCTGTCGCGGCCGGCCGCATCCTCAACCCCAAGACGGCTCGCAGCCAGATCATCGGCGGCGTCGTTTGGGGGATGGGCATGGCGCTCCACGAAGAAACGCTGACCGACCATGCGCTCGGCCGGATCATGAACCACTCCCTGGCCGAGTATCACGTCCCCGCCAATGCCGATGTCCACGAGGTCGAGGTGAACTTCGTCGAAGAGCATGACGACAAGGCGAGCCCGATCGGCGTCAAAGGCCTCGGCGAGATCGGTATCGTCGGGACAGCCGCCGCCATTGCCAACGCGGTGCATCACGCCACCGGCAAACGCATCCGAAGCCTGCCGATCACGATCGACAAAATCGTTGCGCGTTAA
- a CDS encoding response regulator, producing the protein MLRSVATGLPTRVVIIAFFAVIVLPGTIFASVLISRFAQAERSRFQQEAREVASTAASVVDQHIRGWQATLQTLGTSENLRSGNLEAFYRQALAVKTFIGADIGLRDLDGQQLVNTRQVFGRPLPLTPMGVDRQIISSQKPYVADVFTGAIANAPLVAVVVPVSIGGVPRYLLHVSAETKLFYDVIRTVTPPGWFVAVGDRAGVYVTRSEQHEAFTGRPGVPAFLKKAVGREGTFVGQSALGEDVLVGYARSELSDWLIAANIRQSVIERPLREALQALVAGGAMALLVASALALLLWRLIETPLKALTAASSRLGQFSSPIAAPTRLREFVALRDAMSEASSKLSANSAELEGRIQARTAELERANERLKQEGEERLRVESMLAQSQKMEAVGNLTGGVAHDFNNLLQVVSGNLELLGREMDLSEKGRGRLANAMSGVARGSQLASQLLAFGRRQALAPKPINVGRLIRGMDDLLRRSIGEAIEVETVIAGGLWNTFADPTNVENCILNLAINARDAMGGSGRLTIEAGNAFLDDAYVARHADVTAGQYVVVSVTDTGSGMTPEIMSKVFEPFFSTKPMGKGTGLGLSMVYGFVKQSGGHVKIYSEVGLGTTIKIYLPRSMSAEENSAPDDARPIVGGNETVLVVEDDDAVRETVIGLLTELGYNVLKASDAQGALSIVESGVAIDLLFTDVVMPGPLKSADLARQAKLRLPKLTVLFTSGYTENSIVHGGRLDDGVNLLSKPYTREALARRIRHVLPEATSPEVDDRRASETVLLVEDDALIRMDTASLIESLGFVVVEAATADEALGIARTRAIDRLVTDIGLPDMDGMELARRVRELHPQLPVVFATGRHEVLEVEMDSRTRLLPKPYGAGDLARVLA; encoded by the coding sequence ATGCTGCGGTCCGTCGCAACCGGCCTCCCGACAAGGGTCGTTATCATCGCGTTCTTCGCCGTGATCGTCCTGCCCGGCACCATCTTCGCAAGCGTACTCATATCGCGCTTCGCGCAGGCCGAACGTAGCCGCTTCCAGCAAGAGGCCAGGGAGGTCGCGAGCACGGCTGCATCCGTGGTGGACCAACACATTCGCGGGTGGCAGGCGACCCTCCAGACGCTGGGCACCTCGGAGAATCTCCGGAGCGGCAACCTCGAAGCGTTCTATCGTCAGGCACTGGCTGTGAAGACGTTCATCGGCGCCGATATCGGCCTGCGTGACCTCGACGGCCAGCAACTCGTCAATACGCGTCAGGTCTTCGGCAGGCCACTGCCTCTGACCCCGATGGGAGTCGATCGGCAGATCATCTCGTCGCAGAAGCCCTATGTTGCGGATGTCTTCACTGGGGCTATCGCCAATGCGCCCCTGGTTGCGGTCGTGGTTCCGGTCTCGATTGGCGGCGTGCCGCGCTATCTGCTGCATGTCAGCGCCGAGACCAAACTGTTCTACGACGTCATCCGCACGGTCACACCCCCAGGCTGGTTCGTCGCGGTGGGTGACCGGGCCGGCGTCTACGTCACCCGATCCGAACAGCACGAGGCGTTCACCGGCCGCCCTGGCGTGCCGGCCTTCCTGAAGAAGGCCGTCGGCAGGGAGGGCACCTTCGTCGGCCAGAGCGCGCTCGGCGAGGACGTTCTCGTCGGATATGCCCGCTCTGAGCTGTCAGACTGGCTGATCGCCGCCAACATCCGGCAAAGCGTCATAGAGCGTCCACTGCGCGAGGCCCTCCAAGCGCTCGTGGCAGGCGGCGCGATGGCGCTTCTGGTCGCCTCAGCCCTCGCCCTCCTGCTGTGGCGCCTGATCGAAACCCCGCTCAAGGCGTTGACGGCGGCGAGTTCGAGACTCGGGCAATTCTCGTCCCCCATCGCCGCGCCGACGCGGCTGCGCGAGTTCGTCGCCTTGAGGGACGCGATGTCCGAGGCGTCGTCCAAGCTCAGTGCCAACAGCGCGGAGCTCGAGGGCAGGATCCAGGCGCGCACAGCTGAGCTGGAACGCGCCAACGAACGTCTCAAGCAGGAGGGCGAGGAGCGACTGCGCGTCGAATCCATGTTGGCTCAGTCACAGAAGATGGAGGCCGTCGGCAACCTCACGGGCGGCGTCGCCCATGACTTCAACAACCTCCTGCAGGTCGTCAGCGGCAACCTCGAATTGCTCGGTCGTGAGATGGACCTCAGCGAGAAGGGGCGGGGACGGCTTGCCAATGCGATGTCAGGCGTCGCGCGCGGCTCGCAACTCGCCAGTCAGTTGTTGGCGTTCGGCCGCCGTCAAGCGCTCGCACCCAAGCCGATCAATGTCGGCCGGCTCATCCGCGGCATGGATGACCTGCTGCGTCGCTCGATCGGAGAGGCCATCGAAGTCGAGACCGTCATCGCCGGAGGCCTCTGGAACACGTTCGCCGATCCGACGAATGTCGAAAACTGCATTCTCAATCTGGCGATCAACGCGCGCGATGCCATGGGGGGATCGGGTCGCTTGACGATCGAGGCGGGGAACGCCTTCCTCGATGACGCCTATGTTGCTCGCCATGCGGATGTGACAGCCGGTCAATATGTCGTCGTCAGCGTGACCGACACGGGCTCGGGCATGACACCGGAGATCATGTCGAAGGTTTTCGAGCCGTTCTTCTCGACGAAGCCGATGGGCAAGGGAACAGGACTCGGTCTGTCGATGGTCTATGGCTTCGTCAAGCAGTCGGGCGGTCATGTGAAGATCTACAGCGAAGTCGGTTTGGGCACGACGATCAAGATCTACCTCCCTCGCTCGATGAGCGCAGAGGAAAACAGTGCGCCCGATGATGCCCGCCCGATCGTCGGCGGGAACGAGACCGTGCTCGTCGTCGAGGACGACGACGCCGTCCGCGAAACCGTCATCGGGCTCCTGACCGAATTGGGATACAACGTGCTCAAGGCCTCCGATGCCCAAGGCGCGCTGAGCATTGTCGAAAGCGGGGTCGCGATCGACCTGCTGTTCACCGACGTTGTCATGCCGGGTCCCCTGAAGAGCGCGGACCTTGCGAGACAGGCGAAGCTACGCCTGCCCAAACTCACGGTCCTGTTCACCTCAGGCTATACCGAGAACTCGATTGTCCACGGCGGCAGGTTGGACGACGGCGTCAACTTGTTGTCGAAGCCGTACACGCGGGAAGCCCTGGCGCGCAGAATCCGGCACGTCCTGCCCGAAGCGACCTCGCCCGAGGTTGACGATCGGCGCGCATCGGAAACGGTGTTGCTGGTGGAAGACGATGCCCTGATCAGAATGGACACCGCTTCACTGATCGAGTCGCTGGGATTCGTCGTCGTGGAGGCAGCGACGGCCGACGAGGCGCTGGGGATCGCCAGGACGCGGGCGATTGACCGACTGGTCACCGACATCGGTCTCCCGGACATGGACGGCATGGAACTGGCGAGGCGGGTTCGCGAACTGCATCCTCAACTTCCCGTCGTCTTCGCAACGGGGCGGCACGAGGTTCTGGAGGTCGAAATGGACAGCCGCACCAGGCTTCTGCCCAAGCCTTATGGCGCAGGGGATTTGGCGCGGGTTCTTGCATGA